From the genome of Pygocentrus nattereri isolate fPygNat1 chromosome 25, fPygNat1.pri, whole genome shotgun sequence, one region includes:
- the calml4a gene encoding calmodulin-like protein 4a, with amino-acid sequence MAKFLSQTQINEFKECFSLYDKKRKGKIEAKDLITVMRSLGTCPTYNEVDRHLQVHKIDKTGELDFSTFLTMMHRQMQQEDPKTEILEAMRMTDKQKKGYILASELRAKLTGLGEKLTDKEVDELFKEANVGPDGLIHYEEFTKMVTLPPVDY; translated from the exons ATG GCAAAGTTTCTGTCCCAGACTCAAATTAATG aaTTTAAAGAATGTTTCTCCTTGTATGATAAGAAGCGGAAGGGGAAGATTGAAGCTAAAGACTTGATTACGGTCATGCGCTCTTTAGGCACCTGTCCCACCTACAATGAGGTGGATCGACACTTGCAAGTCCATAAAATAG ATAAAACTGGCGAGTTGGACTTTTCCACCTTCCTGACGATGATGCACAGGCAGATGCAGCAGGAGGACCCCAAGACAGAGATCCTGGAGGCCATGCGTATGACGGACAAGCAGAAGAAGGGCTACATTCTGGCTTCAGAGCTACGAGCAAAGCTCACAGGCCTGGGAGAAAAACTCACTGATAAAGAAG TGGACGAGTTGTTTAAGGAGGCTAATGTTGGCCCTGATGGCCTCATTCACTATGAAGAGTTCACCAAAATGGTCACCCTACCTCCTGTGGACTACTGA
- the tex9 gene encoding testis-expressed protein 9 isoform X1 — translation MADRPTSAPQRPKKLQSACSQKPPMSRLVNRPASAPQKKPPPMDLLAKEEEYKRLNAELEAKTAELVRQAEEVMREQNEVLSKPISTHLSINISEDYGDLGDVIPSVKQPTAKVVTEKKSLKPGRPNRPLSGHKKTAQRMKPAVVDDVAVPEDFGDFSLAKTISNIEGRMSDDVTDEHLEDDIMPSVGEEMSAEAQIRFLKAKLRVMQEELNRLSNECNKRDDENGVLSSKLKEVEEDRARLQRTTSVQQTQLEKHRALAEEANKNCDGLRQQVTTLQKELEGMKRAQKQVASAHSATEVRLNRALEEAEKSKAQLSKLKQSNKDSANQEKQRIDALQAENKKLEKQKAELIMGFKKQLKLIDILKRQKMHFEAAKMLSFTEEEFMKALDWGKP, via the exons ATGGCTGACAGACCCACATCAGCGCCTCAGCGG CCCAAAAAGCTCCAGTCAGCTTGCTCTCAGAAGCCTCCAATGTCCAGGCTTGTGAACCGACCTGCTTCTGCTCCACAAAAGAAACCACCTCCAATGGACCTGCTGGCTAAAGAAGAAGAATACAA ACGGCTAAATGCAGAATTGGAGGCGAAAACAGCTGAGCTGGTGCGGCAGGCAGAGGAAGTTATG AGGGAACAAAATGAAGTGCTCTCCAAGCCCATCTCTACCCACCTGAGCATCAACATTTCAGAAGATTATGGGGATTTAGG AGATGTCATACCCTCAGTGAAGCAACCTACTGCAAAG GTAGTGACAGAGAAAAAGTCTTTGAAACCAGGAAGGCCAAACAGACCTCTTTCAGGCCACAAAAAGACAGCACA AAGAATGAAACCTGCTGTGGTTGATGATGTAGCGGTACCTGAGGATTTTGGGGACTTCTCTCTGGCCAAAACAATAAGCAACATTGAGGGCAGAATGAGTGACGATGTAACAGATGAACATCTGGAGGATGACATCATGCCAAGTGTCGGGGAGGAGATGAGTGCAG aggCTCAGATTCGCTTCTTGAAAGCTAAACTTCGAGTGATGCAAGAGGAGTTAAACAGGCTTTCAAATGAATGCAACAAGAGG GATGATGAGAATGGAGTGTTAAGCAGCAAGCtgaaggaggtggaggaggaccGGGCCAGACTGCAGAGAACCACTAGCGTGCAGCAGACTCAGTTAGAGAAGCACAGAGCACTGGCTGAAGAGGCCAACAAAAATTGTGACGGCCTGCGGCAGCAAGTGACCACATTGCAGAAG GAGCTGGAGGGCATGAAGAGGGCGCAAAAGCAGGTGGCCAGTGCCCACAGCGCTACTGAAGTGAGGCTGAACAGAGCTCTGGAGGAGGCAGAGAAGAGCAAGGCTCAACTTAGCAAGCTCAAACAGAGCAATAAG GACTCTGCAAACCAGGAGAAGCAGAGAATTGACGCATTGCAAGCTGAGAACAAAAAGCTGGAGAAACAGAAGGCTGAACTTATTATGGGCTTTAAGAAACAACTTAAGCTGATCGATATTTTAAAAAGGCAAAAG ATGCACTTTGAAGCAGCAAAGATGTTGTCCTTCACAGAAGAGGAGTTCATGAAAGCCCTGGACTGGGGCAAACCATAA
- the tex9 gene encoding testis-expressed protein 9 isoform X3, which produces MSRLVNRPASAPQKKPPPMDLLAKEEEYKRLNAELEAKTAELVRQAEEVMREQNEVLSKPISTHLSINISEDYGDLGDVIPSVKQPTAKVVTEKKSLKPGRPNRPLSGHKKTAQMKPAVVDDVAVPEDFGDFSLAKTISNIEGRMSDDVTDEHLEDDIMPSVGEEMSAEAQIRFLKAKLRVMQEELNRLSNECNKRDDENGVLSSKLKEVEEDRARLQRTTSVQQTQLEKHRALAEEANKNCDGLRQQVTTLQKELEGMKRAQKQVASAHSATEVRLNRALEEAEKSKAQLSKLKQSNKDSANQEKQRIDALQAENKKLEKQKAELIMGFKKQLKLIDILKRQKMHFEAAKMLSFTEEEFMKALDWGKP; this is translated from the exons ATGTCCAGGCTTGTGAACCGACCTGCTTCTGCTCCACAAAAGAAACCACCTCCAATGGACCTGCTGGCTAAAGAAGAAGAATACAA ACGGCTAAATGCAGAATTGGAGGCGAAAACAGCTGAGCTGGTGCGGCAGGCAGAGGAAGTTATG AGGGAACAAAATGAAGTGCTCTCCAAGCCCATCTCTACCCACCTGAGCATCAACATTTCAGAAGATTATGGGGATTTAGG AGATGTCATACCCTCAGTGAAGCAACCTACTGCAAAG GTAGTGACAGAGAAAAAGTCTTTGAAACCAGGAAGGCCAAACAGACCTCTTTCAGGCCACAAAAAGACAGCACA AATGAAACCTGCTGTGGTTGATGATGTAGCGGTACCTGAGGATTTTGGGGACTTCTCTCTGGCCAAAACAATAAGCAACATTGAGGGCAGAATGAGTGACGATGTAACAGATGAACATCTGGAGGATGACATCATGCCAAGTGTCGGGGAGGAGATGAGTGCAG aggCTCAGATTCGCTTCTTGAAAGCTAAACTTCGAGTGATGCAAGAGGAGTTAAACAGGCTTTCAAATGAATGCAACAAGAGG GATGATGAGAATGGAGTGTTAAGCAGCAAGCtgaaggaggtggaggaggaccGGGCCAGACTGCAGAGAACCACTAGCGTGCAGCAGACTCAGTTAGAGAAGCACAGAGCACTGGCTGAAGAGGCCAACAAAAATTGTGACGGCCTGCGGCAGCAAGTGACCACATTGCAGAAG GAGCTGGAGGGCATGAAGAGGGCGCAAAAGCAGGTGGCCAGTGCCCACAGCGCTACTGAAGTGAGGCTGAACAGAGCTCTGGAGGAGGCAGAGAAGAGCAAGGCTCAACTTAGCAAGCTCAAACAGAGCAATAAG GACTCTGCAAACCAGGAGAAGCAGAGAATTGACGCATTGCAAGCTGAGAACAAAAAGCTGGAGAAACAGAAGGCTGAACTTATTATGGGCTTTAAGAAACAACTTAAGCTGATCGATATTTTAAAAAGGCAAAAG ATGCACTTTGAAGCAGCAAAGATGTTGTCCTTCACAGAAGAGGAGTTCATGAAAGCCCTGGACTGGGGCAAACCATAA
- the tex9 gene encoding testis-expressed protein 9 isoform X2, whose protein sequence is MSRLVNRPASAPQKKPPPMDLLAKEEEYKRLNAELEAKTAELVRQAEEVMREQNEVLSKPISTHLSINISEDYGDLGDVIPSVKQPTAKVVTEKKSLKPGRPNRPLSGHKKTAQRMKPAVVDDVAVPEDFGDFSLAKTISNIEGRMSDDVTDEHLEDDIMPSVGEEMSAEAQIRFLKAKLRVMQEELNRLSNECNKRDDENGVLSSKLKEVEEDRARLQRTTSVQQTQLEKHRALAEEANKNCDGLRQQVTTLQKELEGMKRAQKQVASAHSATEVRLNRALEEAEKSKAQLSKLKQSNKDSANQEKQRIDALQAENKKLEKQKAELIMGFKKQLKLIDILKRQKMHFEAAKMLSFTEEEFMKALDWGKP, encoded by the exons ATGTCCAGGCTTGTGAACCGACCTGCTTCTGCTCCACAAAAGAAACCACCTCCAATGGACCTGCTGGCTAAAGAAGAAGAATACAA ACGGCTAAATGCAGAATTGGAGGCGAAAACAGCTGAGCTGGTGCGGCAGGCAGAGGAAGTTATG AGGGAACAAAATGAAGTGCTCTCCAAGCCCATCTCTACCCACCTGAGCATCAACATTTCAGAAGATTATGGGGATTTAGG AGATGTCATACCCTCAGTGAAGCAACCTACTGCAAAG GTAGTGACAGAGAAAAAGTCTTTGAAACCAGGAAGGCCAAACAGACCTCTTTCAGGCCACAAAAAGACAGCACA AAGAATGAAACCTGCTGTGGTTGATGATGTAGCGGTACCTGAGGATTTTGGGGACTTCTCTCTGGCCAAAACAATAAGCAACATTGAGGGCAGAATGAGTGACGATGTAACAGATGAACATCTGGAGGATGACATCATGCCAAGTGTCGGGGAGGAGATGAGTGCAG aggCTCAGATTCGCTTCTTGAAAGCTAAACTTCGAGTGATGCAAGAGGAGTTAAACAGGCTTTCAAATGAATGCAACAAGAGG GATGATGAGAATGGAGTGTTAAGCAGCAAGCtgaaggaggtggaggaggaccGGGCCAGACTGCAGAGAACCACTAGCGTGCAGCAGACTCAGTTAGAGAAGCACAGAGCACTGGCTGAAGAGGCCAACAAAAATTGTGACGGCCTGCGGCAGCAAGTGACCACATTGCAGAAG GAGCTGGAGGGCATGAAGAGGGCGCAAAAGCAGGTGGCCAGTGCCCACAGCGCTACTGAAGTGAGGCTGAACAGAGCTCTGGAGGAGGCAGAGAAGAGCAAGGCTCAACTTAGCAAGCTCAAACAGAGCAATAAG GACTCTGCAAACCAGGAGAAGCAGAGAATTGACGCATTGCAAGCTGAGAACAAAAAGCTGGAGAAACAGAAGGCTGAACTTATTATGGGCTTTAAGAAACAACTTAAGCTGATCGATATTTTAAAAAGGCAAAAG ATGCACTTTGAAGCAGCAAAGATGTTGTCCTTCACAGAAGAGGAGTTCATGAAAGCCCTGGACTGGGGCAAACCATAA